The following are encoded in a window of Rosa chinensis cultivar Old Blush chromosome 4, RchiOBHm-V2, whole genome shotgun sequence genomic DNA:
- the LOC112195753 gene encoding major strawberry allergen Fra a 1.08, with protein sequence MGVFTYETEFTSVIPPPRLYKAFVLDADNLIPKIAPQAVKSAEIVQGDGGVGTVKKIHLGEGSEYSYVKHQIDGLDKDNFVYNYSIIEGDAIGDKVEKISYEIKLVASPSGGSIIKSTSHYHCKGEVEIKEEHVKAGKERAAGLFKIIENHLLANPEAYN encoded by the coding sequence ATGGGTGTGTTCACATACGAAACTGAGTTCACCTCCGTCATTCCACCACCAAGATTGTACAAGGCATTTGTTCTCGATGCTGACAACCTCATCCCTAAGATTGCCCCACAGGCTGTGAAGAGTGCCGAAATCGTTCAAGGTGATGGAGGTGTTGGAACCGTCAAGAAGATCCACCTCGGTGAAGGAAGCGAATACAGTTACGTGAAGCATCAGATTGATGGACTTGACAAAGACAACTTTGTTTACAACTACAGCATAATCGAAGGGGATGCTATCGGAGACAAAGTTGAGAAAATTTCTTATGAGATTAAGTTAGTGGCATCTCCAAGTGGAGGCTccatcatcaagagcaccagCCACTACCATTGCAAAGGTGAGGTTGAGATCAAGGAAGAGCACGTCAAGGCCGGAAAAGAAAGAGCCGCTGGTTTGTTCAAGATCATTGAGAACCACCTTTTGGCCAACCCTGAGGCCTACAACTAA
- the LOC112201102 gene encoding major strawberry allergen Fra a 1.08: MGVFTYDTEFTSVIPPPRLYKAFVLDADNLIPKIAPQAVKSAEIVQGDGGVGTIKKIHLGEGSEFSYVKHQIDGLDKDNFVYNYSIIEGDAIGDKVEKISYEIKLVASPSGGSIIKSTSHYHCKGEVEIKEEHVKAGKERAAGLFKIIENHLLAHPEEYN, translated from the coding sequence ATGGGTGTGTTCACTTATGATACTGAGTTCACCTCTGTCATCCCACCACCAAGACTCTACAAGGCCTTTGTCCTTGATGCTGATAACCTCATCCCCAAGATTGCACCACAGGCTGTGAAGAGTGCCGAAATTGTTCAAGGTGATGGAGGTGTTGGAACCATCAAGAAGATTCACCTCGGTGAAGGAAGTGAATTCAGCTATGTGAAGCATCAGATTGATGGACTTGACAAAGACAATTTTGTGTACAACTACAGTATAATTGAAGGTGATGCTATCGGAGACAAAGTTGAGAAAATCTCTTACGAGATTAAGTTGGTGGCTTCTCCAAGTGGAGGATCCATCATCAAAAGCACCAGCCACTACCATTGCAAAGGTGAGGTTgagatcaaggaggagcacgtCAAGGCCGGAAAAGAAAGAGCCGCTGGTTTGTTCAAGATCATTGAGAACCACCTTTTGGCCCATCCCGAGGAATACAACTAA